In the genome of Nakaseomyces glabratus chromosome K, complete sequence, the window TAGCACTACTTTTTGATTGTTCGCATGCTTATTTCTATTGTTATAAAATCCAAGAAGGAACCCTTTAGAAAATGAGGCTGCCATTGAAGAGGATCTACTTTTTAATGAGCTAACATCATCGTTGTCGTAATATGAGTTAAAACCGCGAGCCATTGAATGGCTAGAGTGGTTTCGTATTGGTATAGCCTTTACAGTTGATTTTGAAGCATACGTGCTTGAACGCTTTGAATTCATATCATTCGCGAGAGCAAATAACAACGTTTTATTTTGGTTTGGAGATGCACGCAgttgaatatttttatcaacTCTCAACTCTGATCTCAAGTCATTGCTTGTTATTTCCCCATTTCGTTCTGATCTCAGGAAGGTGTTCGATTCAACCGGCGGCTCTTCCTTATCACTTGTTGGGTCACTAATATATTCTTgtttatcaatatcatttgaTATAGGAAGGAAATTAGAAGTATCTGGTATGACTATTGTATTAATCGGttctatatttttactCTTTATGTCCATATGATCTGCGTTATCATTCAACTCATGTGGTAGTTTATTAACACTCAAGCTTTCTTTGTAGCTATGATTTTCCATTTCATCATTTATTAGTTGATTAGAGCTTTTATCGTTTACCCGTGGAACTGTTATATCATTACTTAGTATATCCTCCGTAGTGATCTCTGTAGTTGTAGTGGTCTTTGGTACCAAGCCGGTCCTAGTAATTAAATCAATGGGTTCAGAAATTGTACTAGTGCCACCGGcttcattattatattcaatttGGTCATCCTTTGGAAGCGTCCCTTGACCAATAGCCATTGTTTTGCTTTATTCACTATGATTGCTTATTCCCTTGGTATCTTGCAAATACTAATGCCACACCCTATGAATAAATAGGCCAACGCAACTCATTTAGTGTGACAGACTGCTTATAAACAGATATCGACTCTAATAAATACTTGACATTGATCATCTACCTATTTATGTTTGCCTtaaatttgttattttcattgtaaagcgatgagcttccCAGCTTGCCCAAGACACGAAGCctttcaaagaaatagtGGGTAGTATAAAATCTACACGTTACTCGACTACTTATTAATCAGTTTACACTAGCGAACTCAGCGGGTCTGGTGACACAGTAAAGATGCAATTGTTTAATTCTTGGTTACTGTTCTGTCTTGCTGTCGTTTTGGCGAGCAAAGGCAATGACTATGGTATACACCACCTTGATTACCACATCGACAACCTGCAAGAGAAATTGACAATCAATCGAAAGGAATATCGCAAGCATGTTAAATCCAACTTGATAGTACCCTTCAACTCTACAAGAATACCGGGCAGCACTGAAGCGATTAAGATACAAGACTTTATCATACATAACTTCAATCAATCTATGTGGAATGTTGAGATAGACAATTTCACTGAGAAGGATTACAATTTTACGAATTTGGTATTTACATTTGAACCAGATGAAGATTTTGCGGACGACGACTACATTGTGCTCGCAGCACATTACGACACTATGATCTTACCTGAGGGTTTCGTTGGAGCGATGGATAGCGCTGCCTCATGCGCTATTCTACTCTATATTGGACAATTTTTAGAATATGTTCATGGCACAGATGATCAGCTGTTTGATCCTATACTCAAAAACGCATCCAAAGGTATCAAACTGATCTTCTTTGATGGTGAAGAAGCGTTAGTTGAATGGAGCGACGATGACTCAATTTATGGCTCCAAACATCTGGCTGCCAAGTGGGAAAAATCTGGGCAATTGAAAGACATTCACTTATTAGCACTTATGGATTTGATTGGAGGAAGAGATAGACTTCCTATTCCAAGCTACTTTAGGAACTCACATGAGTACTACAAGATGCTAAGTGATATTGAACACTCCTATTTGCAACTAATCAAGGATGAGACACAGGACGTCAAACCTTTGAGGAATCTGGGATATGCCAAACGGAAATCCCTAAATATAAATGACGACAGATTCCTTATCCATGATAAAAACTTTATGGGTGATGACCATGTCCCCTTCTATGAGAAAAATGTGCCTATCTTGCATCTAATACCGTCTAGTTTCCCATCGACATGGCACACTATTAATGATGATTTTAGGCATTTGGATCAGCAAACTATTTATAAATGGGCTGTCATGATGAGCGAGTTTATCATTCGGTCTGTAGAATCGGATACACAGTAGCATGCACAAAAGCAACAACACTGATAAGGTATCCCTTACATAAGTAAATCACTCAAATAGACACATAATGTAATCAAAAGCAAAAAGCACTGACCTGTTCTAAGGCAACATATATCAGTTAGATAAAAGAATATGAAGGGACATGCATTTGAACGTTATGTGCTGTCCGGAGTCTTTATCATTGAGAATCAGAATGTCTTGATCTTTCTTGACCCTTCGGCACCCCAGAACATTTACACAGCCATACAAATACTAGACCGAGAACATTACATATAAAAAGGAGTTGAGAAAGTGCTGGTTTTGCTCTCAGTTTTGCTCTTGTATATGTATATTGAATGGTACTATTTTTTAATCCACTTTTAATTTGTAAATAGTGCGGATATTGTGATTCTAAGCGCTTAAAGAGCAGcaatcttttttttaatttctgGCAGAATAATTGTTGTTAGTTTAGTGTAAATCTGGTATTGCTGATATTGTTGGGAATTGCATTATTTTTCACCTTTTGAAAGTCTTGGAATAGTCAAACAATTGAGCAATTTAATAGTTATAAGCATGTCACAACTTGAGCAAGCTAGTGTAACAATGAACTCATCACTGGAATTCATCAACATGCAAAATCCTCCTCCACCTAAGGATTCTCCGTATTTGGCTTATATTGACAAGGGTTGTGGTGAATCTccaacaaatataaagtCAGTTCCTTATCCaaccagaagaagatcaacaaATTATGTAAATACATTGAGAGATAAAGGTTTGTTGAGGGAAATGGAGGAGGTGAGAACAGATGTAGACAAGGTATCCAGTAAAGGAGATAATAACTATACATATGGAAACTTAACGTCAATGAGCCAACAAGATATGAAACACGAGAGCAGCAAGTATTTCATGGCTGGTTCATCGCACATACCTCCACAATTTGATAAACTAGTATACATGGGCGACTCTATAGATTATGATGGGCCTAGGAGACAATATATGGAAGCAGAAGATGCTATGGATCCGTTATATAAAGGTTATAATGGAAAAGTGTATAAACGCCGGCCCTCCTTTCAATATGAggatttcaagaaagatGTCTATGACAAGTTGCATATATTCAATGACAACTAGATTAATAATGTCAAGATAGCTAATATTTGCCTCTTTTGCTATGTCTcctttattttgtttttgttgtatatatatgtagAGATTCCTTACTATTATATTAGATTGTTAAAGTCTAGAAATATGTACAAGTTTAGTTGTTAGTACTTGGTGTGGTACCAATACATGCTATAGAAGAGTTCTCAATTTATTAGCAGTTTTTTTACTTGTGGTATTTAAAATAAATGTGCGTGACATATAGCCAAATATGAAACTTAGAGGACATATTGCGAATGGATTACTAGTTACCAGCGCCAAAATA includes:
- the IGD1 gene encoding Igd1p (CAGL0K10428g~Ortholog(s) have enzyme inhibitor activity, role in negative regulation of glycogen catabolic process and cytoplasm localization); translation: MSQLEQASVTMNSSLEFINMQNPPPPKDSPYLAYIDKGCGESPTNIKSVPYPTRRRSTNYVNTLRDKGLLREMEEVRTDVDKVSSKGDNNYTYGNLTSMSQQDMKHESSKYFMAGSSHIPPQFDKLVYMGDSIDYDGPRRQYMEAEDAMDPLYKGYNGKVYKRRPSFQYEDFKKDVYDKLHIFNDN
- a CDS encoding uncharacterized protein (CAGL0K10406g~Ortholog(s) have endoplasmic reticulum localization), with the protein product MQLFNSWLLFCLAVVLASKGNDYGIHHLDYHIDNLQEKLTINRKEYRKHVKSNLIVPFNSTRIPGSTEAIKIQDFIIHNFNQSMWNVEIDNFTEKDYNFTNLVFTFEPDEDFADDDYIVLAAHYDTMILPEGFVGAMDSAASCAILLYIGQFLEYVHGTDDQLFDPILKNASKGIKLIFFDGEEALVEWSDDDSIYGSKHLAAKWEKSGQLKDIHLLALMDLIGGRDRLPIPSYFRNSHEYYKMLSDIEHSYLQLIKDETQDVKPLRNLGYAKRKSLNINDDRFLIHDKNFMGDDHVPFYEKNVPILHLIPSSFPSTWHTINDDFRHLDQQTIYKWAVMMSEFIIRSVESDTQ